The stretch of DNA CCGATGGATGTTCGGGTCCGATACGCGAAGTTCCAGAAACTTCATCAGCCATTCGTGATCGACGTTCGTGAAAAAGCTGTGGATATCTGCATCCACTACATAACTGGTTCTGCCAAATTCCAATGCCCGATTTAACGCTCGCAGCGCATCATGACAACCCCGGTTGGGTCGGAATCCATACGACATATCCAGAAAGTCCTGTTCGTAGATCGCTTGCAGGATTTTGTTCAATCCCAATTGGACGATTTTATCTTCATACGACGGGATCCCCAGCGGTCGTTTGCTATTTGCATCTTTTGGGATATACACGCGCCGTACCGGTTGAGGATGATATTGCTTCTTTGTCAGTCGTTCTACCAGGTTCCGGATGTTTTCTTCGGCATTCTCTTCGTACTCATCCTGCGTTACTTCATCTACGCCGGTTGCTTTTGCACCATCGAGTTCACGGTGGCACTGCATCAGGAGTTCTTCATTCAA from Paenibacillus sophorae encodes:
- the ltrA gene encoding group II intron reverse transcriptase/maturase; this encodes MQTKLARIAELAKAKPNESFTSLYHLLNEELLMQCHRELDGAKATGVDEVTQDEYEENAEENIRNLVERLTKKQYHPQPVRRVYIPKDANSKRPLGIPSYEDKIVQLGLNKILQAIYEQDFLDMSYGFRPNRGCHDALRALNRALEFGRTSYVVDADIHSFFTNVDHEWLMKFLELRVSDPNIHRLIRRFLKAGVMENGVWESTEAGTPQGSILSPLLSNVYLHYALDLWFEVAVKRACRGEAHIVRYADDYVCCFQYKDDAERFYQALLPRLAKFQLSIAEEKTKIVEFGRFAAENRKRRG